One part of the Mangrovibacillus cuniculi genome encodes these proteins:
- the pth gene encoding aminoacyl-tRNA hydrolase — translation MKLIVGLGNVGSQYDRTRHNIGFEVIDELARRWNAPLQQMKFKGVYSSTVINGEKVYFLKPLTYMNLSGECIRPFMDYFNIETEDLVVLYDDLDLPVGKIRLRQKGSAGGHNGIKSTIAHLGTQEFNRIRIGVDRPKNGMSVPNYVLGKFSKEEWAEMEQVIKTCADACESWTKQAFLQVMNEYN, via the coding sequence ATGAAGTTAATAGTAGGCTTAGGTAACGTAGGAAGTCAGTATGATCGTACAAGGCATAATATTGGTTTTGAAGTAATAGATGAATTAGCAAGAAGATGGAATGCCCCATTACAACAAATGAAGTTTAAAGGTGTATACAGTTCTACTGTAATAAACGGGGAGAAGGTGTACTTTCTTAAACCTTTAACGTACATGAATTTATCGGGTGAGTGTATTAGGCCATTTATGGACTATTTCAATATAGAAACAGAAGACTTGGTCGTCTTATATGATGATCTAGATTTACCAGTTGGTAAGATAAGATTAAGACAAAAAGGTAGTGCCGGTGGACATAATGGAATTAAGTCAACAATTGCACATTTAGGAACACAGGAGTTTAACCGAATACGAATTGGTGTGGACAGACCTAAAAATGGTATGAGCGTACCAAATTATGTATTAGGTAAATTTTCAAAAGAAGAGTGGGCAGAGATGGAGCAGGTAATTAAAACTTGTGCAGATGCATGTGAATCTTGGACAAAACAGGCATTTCTCCAAGTAATGAATGAATATAATTAA
- a CDS encoding 50S ribosomal protein L25/general stress protein Ctc, giving the protein MTTLQAETRTNFKRSDLRKIREAGSFPAVVYGNNTTNTAIAVNEAEFIKLIREVGRNGIISLSIDGKSVNAVLTDYQTNPLKEEIVHADFLAVNKNSEIQADVRIDLIGESKGVKEGGVLQQPLHEVSVTAKAGSVPQVIEVDVTNLEIGDSIAISDISVPNGVTLNIDTETTVASILPPQQEEVIDSGEKQSEGEDDSVADEDGAKEE; this is encoded by the coding sequence ATGACAACATTACAAGCGGAAACTCGTACAAATTTTAAAAGATCTGATTTACGAAAAATTCGAGAAGCTGGATCATTCCCAGCTGTAGTATATGGAAATAATACTACTAACACTGCAATCGCTGTTAACGAAGCGGAATTTATTAAACTAATAAGAGAAGTGGGACGAAACGGAATTATCTCTCTATCGATTGATGGTAAATCAGTAAATGCAGTATTAACAGACTATCAAACAAACCCATTAAAAGAGGAAATTGTCCATGCGGATTTCTTAGCAGTTAACAAGAACTCTGAGATCCAAGCAGATGTTCGTATTGATTTAATAGGAGAATCAAAAGGGGTGAAGGAAGGTGGAGTCCTTCAACAGCCACTACATGAAGTTTCTGTAACTGCCAAAGCGGGTTCTGTGCCTCAAGTTATTGAAGTAGACGTAACAAACTTAGAGATTGGTGATAGTATTGCGATAAGCGACATTTCTGTGCCAAATGGAGTCACATTGAATATTGATACAGAAACAACAGTAGCATCTATTCTTCCTCCGCAACAAGAAGAGGTCATCGATTCTGGCGAAAAGCAATCCGAAGGGGAAGATGATAGTGTAGCTGATGAAGATGGTGCAAAAGAAGAGTAA